A DNA window from Enterobacter asburiae contains the following coding sequences:
- the pyrC gene encoding dihydroorotase, with translation MTAQPQVLKIRRPDDWHIHLRDGDMLKTVVPYTSEIYGRAIVMPNLVPPVTTVDAAMAYRQRILDAVPAGHDFTPLMTCYLTDSLDPNEVERGFNEGVFTAAKLYPANATTNSSHGVTSIDAIMPVLERMQKLGMPLLVHGEVTHAEIDIFDREARFIETVMEPLRQRLPALKVVFEHITTKDAAEYVRDGNDLIAATITPQHLMFNRNHMLVGGVRPHLYCLPILKRNIHQQALRELVASGFSRAFLGTDSAPHARHRKEASCGCAGCFNAPTALASYATVFEEMNALEHFEAFCSLNGPRFYGLPVNDTFIQLERKASHVEESIALTDDTLIPFLAGETVNWTVKR, from the coding sequence ATGACTGCACAACCCCAGGTTCTTAAAATCCGCCGCCCTGACGACTGGCATATCCATCTGCGTGATGGCGATATGCTGAAAACCGTCGTGCCTTATACCAGCGAAATTTATGGCCGCGCGATTGTCATGCCTAACCTGGTTCCACCAGTCACCACCGTCGATGCCGCGATGGCCTATCGCCAGCGCATCCTGGATGCCGTTCCTGCGGGACACGATTTTACCCCGTTGATGACCTGCTATCTTACCGACTCGCTGGATCCGAACGAAGTGGAGCGCGGGTTTAACGAAGGCGTATTTACGGCGGCGAAACTCTACCCGGCAAATGCCACCACCAACTCCAGCCACGGCGTCACCAGCATTGATGCCATCATGCCGGTTCTGGAACGCATGCAGAAACTGGGCATGCCGCTGCTGGTCCATGGTGAAGTCACGCATGCCGAGATTGACATCTTCGACCGTGAAGCCCGCTTTATCGAGACCGTAATGGAGCCTCTGCGCCAGCGCCTGCCCGCGCTTAAAGTGGTCTTTGAACATATCACCACCAAAGACGCGGCAGAGTATGTGCGCGACGGCAACGATCTTATCGCCGCGACCATTACGCCACAGCACCTGATGTTTAACCGTAACCACATGCTGGTGGGCGGGGTGCGTCCTCACCTGTACTGTCTGCCTATTCTCAAGCGCAACATCCACCAGCAGGCGCTGCGCGAGCTGGTTGCCAGCGGGTTCTCCCGCGCGTTCCTCGGCACCGATTCCGCACCTCACGCTCGCCACCGCAAAGAGGCGAGCTGCGGCTGTGCAGGCTGCTTCAACGCCCCAACGGCACTGGCCAGCTACGCGACCGTCTTTGAAGAGATGAACGCGCTCGAACATTTTGAAGCGTTCTGCTCCCTTAACGGCCCGCGCTTCTACGGCCTGCCGGTCAACGACACCTTCATCCAACTGGAGCGTAAAGCGAGCCACGTTGAGGAGTCCATTGCGCTGACGGATGACACGCTGATCCCATTCCTGGCGGGCGAAACCGTTAACTGGACGGTAAAACGTTAA
- a CDS encoding lipoprotein, with amino-acid sequence MKKIVFAAALVVSGLLVGCNQLTQYTVSEQEINQALEKHNNFSKDIGVPGLADAHIVLTNLTSQIGREEPNKVTLAGDADLDMSSLFGNQKANIKLKLKALPVFNKEKGAIFLQEMEVVDAQVSPDKMAPVLQTLMPYLNQSLRNYFNQQPAYVLSEDKSKGEALAKKYAKGIEVKPGEIIIPFTD; translated from the coding sequence ATGAAGAAAATTGTCTTTGCCGCGGCATTAGTAGTCAGCGGCCTGCTGGTTGGCTGTAACCAGCTCACGCAATATACCGTCAGTGAACAGGAAATTAATCAGGCGCTGGAAAAACATAACAATTTCTCTAAAGACATTGGCGTGCCGGGACTGGCGGACGCGCATATCGTCCTGACGAACCTGACCAGCCAGATCGGTCGTGAAGAGCCAAACAAAGTCACCCTGGCCGGTGATGCGGATCTCGATATGTCATCCCTCTTTGGCAATCAGAAGGCCAACATCAAGCTCAAGCTGAAGGCCCTGCCCGTTTTCAACAAAGAGAAAGGGGCAATTTTCCTGCAGGAGATGGAAGTCGTCGATGCGCAGGTGTCGCCGGACAAGATGGCACCGGTTCTGCAAACCCTGATGCCCTATCTGAACCAATCGCTGCGTAATTACTTTAACCAGCAGCCCGCGTACGTCTTAAGCGAAGACAAAAGCAAGGGTGAAGCTCTGGCGAAAAAATATGCAAAAGGTATAGAGGTGAAACCGGGAGAAATTATCATTCCTTTCACCGATTAA
- the flgN gene encoding flagella biosynthesis chaperone FlgN, with translation MSRLSEILDQMTVVLNDLKTVMDAEQQHLSSGHINGSALQRITEDKSSLLATLDYLEQQRRAEQDPKRSANDDIIERWQTITEKTQHLRDLNQHNGWLLEGQIERNQQALEVLKPHKETGLYGADGQTATARIAGVKKISI, from the coding sequence ATGAGTCGACTGTCAGAAATACTGGATCAAATGACGGTTGTTCTTAACGACCTGAAAACGGTAATGGACGCTGAACAGCAGCATCTCTCTTCCGGTCACATCAACGGCAGCGCGCTGCAGCGTATTACTGAAGATAAGAGTTCGCTACTGGCGACGCTGGATTATCTGGAGCAGCAGCGCCGCGCTGAGCAGGATCCTAAGCGTAGCGCCAATGACGATATTATTGAGCGCTGGCAAACCATTACCGAAAAAACCCAGCACCTGCGCGACCTTAACCAGCACAACGGCTGGCTACTGGAAGGTCAGATTGAGCGTAATCAGCAGGCGCTTGAGGTATTGAAACCGCATAAAGAAACCGGACTGTACGGTGCGGATGGTCAAACAGCGACTGCGCGTATTGCGGGAGTTAAAAAGATTTCGATTTGA
- the rimJ gene encoding ribosomal protein S5-alanine N-acetyltransferase: protein MFGYRSNVPKVRLTTDRLVVRLVHERDAWRLADYYAENRQFLKPWEPVRDESHCYPSGWQARLSMITEFHKQGSAFYFALLDPEEKEIIGIANFSNVVRGSFHACYLGYSIGQKWQGQGLMYEALTVAIRYMQRTQHIHRIMANYMPHNQRSGNLLARLGFEKEGYAKDYLLIDGEWRDHVLTALTTRDWTAGR, encoded by the coding sequence ATGTTTGGCTATCGCAGCAATGTGCCAAAAGTGCGTCTGACAACGGACCGGCTGGTCGTTCGTCTGGTGCATGAGCGTGATGCCTGGCGTCTGGCGGATTATTACGCCGAGAATCGCCAGTTTTTAAAACCCTGGGAACCCGTTCGGGATGAGAGCCATTGTTACCCTTCCGGCTGGCAGGCGCGCCTCAGCATGATTACGGAATTTCACAAGCAGGGCAGCGCGTTTTATTTCGCGCTGCTGGATCCTGAAGAGAAAGAAATTATCGGGATCGCCAACTTTTCAAACGTGGTGCGCGGGTCGTTTCACGCCTGCTACCTTGGCTACTCCATCGGCCAGAAATGGCAGGGGCAGGGGCTGATGTACGAGGCGTTAACGGTGGCGATCCGCTATATGCAACGCACGCAGCATATCCATCGCATTATGGCGAACTATATGCCGCATAATCAGCGCAGCGGCAATTTGCTGGCCCGCTTAGGGTTCGAGAAAGAGGGTTACGCCAAAGACTATCTGCTGATAGACGGAGAGTGGCGCGACCACGTTCTGACGGCGTTAACCACCCGGGACTGGACCGCAGGTCGTTAA
- the mdtH gene encoding multidrug efflux MFS transporter MdtH, whose product MSRVSQARSLGKYFLLVDNMLVVLGFFVVFPLISIRFVDQMGWAALMVGIALGLRQFVQQGLGVFGGAIADRFGAKPMIVTGMLLRAAGFATMAVAQEPWLLWFSCFLSGIGGTLFDPPRTALVVKLIRPQHRGRFFSILMMQDSAGAVIGALLGSWLLQYDFRLVCAAGAVLFILCALFNGLFLPAWKLSTVKAPVREGLGRVLRDRRFVTYVLTLTGYYMLAVQVMLMLPIMVNDIAGTPAAVKWMYAIEACLSLTLLYPIARWSERRFRLEHRLMAGLFLMTLSMMPIGLVNSLQQLFTLICTFYIGSIIAEPARETLSASLADARARGSYMGFSRLGLALGGALGYAGGGWLFDAGKALSQPELPWMMLGAVGFMTLLALWWQFSPKRSASGMLEPGA is encoded by the coding sequence ATGTCCCGCGTATCACAGGCCAGGAGCCTGGGTAAATATTTCCTGCTCGTCGATAACATGCTGGTCGTGCTCGGCTTTTTTGTCGTTTTTCCGCTGATATCGATCCGCTTTGTCGATCAGATGGGCTGGGCGGCATTAATGGTTGGCATTGCCCTGGGGCTACGCCAGTTTGTCCAGCAGGGCCTGGGCGTCTTTGGCGGGGCCATTGCCGACCGCTTTGGCGCTAAACCGATGATCGTTACCGGTATGCTGCTGCGCGCGGCAGGTTTTGCCACGATGGCGGTCGCCCAGGAGCCCTGGCTGCTCTGGTTCTCCTGTTTCCTCTCCGGTATCGGCGGCACGCTGTTCGATCCGCCACGCACCGCGCTTGTGGTAAAGCTTATTCGCCCCCAGCACCGCGGCCGTTTCTTCTCGATTCTGATGATGCAGGACAGTGCCGGGGCGGTTATCGGCGCCCTGCTGGGAAGCTGGCTGCTGCAGTATGACTTCCGTCTGGTCTGCGCCGCTGGGGCGGTGCTCTTTATTCTGTGCGCGCTGTTCAATGGCCTGTTCCTGCCCGCCTGGAAACTGTCGACGGTCAAAGCGCCGGTCCGGGAAGGGCTTGGCCGCGTCCTGCGCGACAGGCGTTTTGTCACCTATGTGTTGACCCTGACGGGATACTACATGCTGGCTGTACAGGTCATGCTGATGCTGCCGATCATGGTTAACGACATCGCGGGGACCCCTGCAGCCGTTAAATGGATGTACGCCATCGAAGCCTGCCTGTCGTTAACGCTGCTTTATCCGATTGCCCGCTGGAGCGAGCGGCGTTTTCGTCTGGAGCATCGCCTGATGGCCGGGCTGTTCCTGATGACGCTGAGCATGATGCCGATCGGCCTGGTGAACTCTCTCCAGCAGCTGTTTACGCTGATTTGCACGTTCTATATTGGCTCGATCATCGCCGAGCCTGCCCGTGAAACGCTGAGCGCCTCGCTTGCGGATGCGCGTGCGCGCGGCAGCTATATGGGTTTCAGCCGGCTGGGGCTGGCGCTTGGCGGCGCATTAGGTTACGCGGGTGGCGGCTGGTTGTTTGATGCCGGCAAAGCGTTAAGCCAGCCCGAACTCCCGTGGATGATGCTCGGCGCGGTGGGCTTTATGACGCTCCTTGCTCTGTGGTGGCAGTTCAGCCCGAAGCGCAGCGCGAGCGGGATGCTCGAGCCTGGCGCGTAG
- a CDS encoding YceH family protein gives MKYQLNGTEARVIGCLLEKQVTTPEQYPLSVNAVTMACNQKTNREPVMNLSEHEVQDVLDALVKRHYLRTVSGFGNRVTKYEQRFCNSEFGDLKLSSAEVAVITTLLLRGAQTPGELRTRASRMHEFSDMQEVEQTLEGLASREDGPYVVRLAREPGKRESRYMHLFSGDVDVATVESDAGSSASNDTLAARVEALEDEVAGLKQRLDALLAHLGD, from the coding sequence ATGAAGTATCAGCTAAACGGTACAGAAGCGCGCGTGATTGGGTGCTTACTCGAAAAACAGGTCACCACGCCGGAGCAGTATCCGCTCTCCGTCAACGCCGTAACCATGGCCTGCAACCAGAAGACCAACCGCGAGCCGGTGATGAACCTCAGCGAACATGAGGTTCAGGACGTGCTGGATGCGTTGGTTAAACGCCACTATCTGCGCACCGTCAGCGGCTTCGGCAACCGCGTGACCAAATACGAACAGCGCTTCTGTAACTCCGAATTCGGCGACCTGAAGCTGAGCAGTGCGGAAGTGGCGGTCATCACCACGCTGCTGCTGCGCGGGGCGCAGACGCCGGGAGAGCTGCGCACGCGCGCTTCCCGTATGCATGAGTTCAGCGATATGCAGGAAGTTGAGCAGACCCTGGAAGGGCTGGCCTCACGTGAAGACGGCCCATACGTGGTGCGTCTGGCGCGCGAGCCGGGCAAACGTGAAAGCCGCTATATGCATCTGTTCAGCGGCGACGTCGATGTCGCTACCGTGGAGAGCGACGCGGGATCCTCAGCAAGCAATGACACTCTTGCCGCGCGCGTAGAAGCGCTGGAAGACGAGGTCGCCGGGCTGAAACAGCGCCTGGATGCGTTGCTGGCACATCTGGGAGACTGA
- the flgC gene encoding flagellar basal body rod protein FlgC — MALLNIFDIAGSALTAQSKRLNVAASNLANADSVTGPDGQPYRAKQVVFQVDAAPGAATGGVKVSDVVESQAPDRLVYEPGNPLADASGYVKMPNVDVVGEMVNSMSASRSYQANVEVLNTVKSMMLKTLTLGQ, encoded by the coding sequence ATGGCCTTGTTGAATATTTTTGATATTGCCGGTTCGGCGTTAACCGCGCAGTCCAAACGCCTGAACGTGGCTGCCAGTAACCTGGCGAACGCCGACAGCGTAACCGGACCAGACGGCCAGCCTTATCGCGCCAAACAGGTTGTCTTTCAGGTCGATGCTGCGCCGGGCGCGGCGACGGGCGGCGTGAAGGTGTCTGATGTGGTAGAGAGCCAGGCGCCGGACAGACTGGTGTATGAGCCGGGTAACCCGCTCGCGGATGCCAGCGGATACGTGAAAATGCCAAACGTGGATGTGGTGGGTGAGATGGTGAACTCCATGTCGGCTTCCCGCAGCTACCAGGCCAACGTTGAAGTGCTGAATACCGTGAAGAGCATGATGCTCAAAACGCTCACTCTCGGCCAGTAA
- the bssS gene encoding biofilm formation regulator BssS translates to MEKNSEVIQTHPLVGWDISTVDSYDALMLRLHYQTPNQLNREEAEVGQTLWLTTDVARQFISILEAGIAKIESGDYQENEYKRH, encoded by the coding sequence ATGGAAAAGAATAGTGAAGTGATCCAGACCCATCCACTGGTTGGCTGGGATATCAGTACCGTAGATAGCTACGATGCGCTGATGCTGCGTTTGCACTACCAGACCCCGAATCAACTCAACCGTGAAGAAGCGGAAGTTGGACAGACGCTGTGGCTAACAACAGACGTCGCCCGTCAGTTTATTTCTATTTTAGAGGCAGGTATTGCAAAAATAGAATCTGGCGACTATCAGGAAAATGAGTATAAACGGCACTAA
- the flgB gene encoding flagellar basal body rod protein FlgB, whose translation MLDKLDAALRFQQEALNLRAQRQEILAANIANADTPGFQARDIDFSSELKKVMERGRAEGTGVALAMTSSRHIPAQAMTAPATDLLYRIPDQPSLDGNTVDMDRERTQFADNSLKYQTGLTVLGGQIKGMMNVLQGGN comes from the coding sequence ATGCTCGATAAACTCGACGCCGCGTTACGTTTTCAGCAGGAAGCGCTCAATTTACGCGCCCAGCGGCAGGAGATTTTAGCCGCCAACATCGCTAACGCCGATACCCCAGGGTTTCAGGCGCGCGATATTGATTTTTCCAGTGAACTCAAAAAGGTGATGGAGCGTGGACGTGCCGAAGGAACGGGTGTTGCACTTGCCATGACATCCTCTCGCCATATTCCTGCTCAGGCGATGACCGCGCCAGCGACCGATTTACTTTACCGCATTCCCGATCAGCCCTCACTCGACGGTAACACCGTGGATATGGACCGGGAGCGTACCCAGTTTGCCGATAACAGTCTGAAATACCAGACGGGCCTGACCGTACTCGGCGGACAAATCAAAGGCATGATGAACGTCCTGCAGGGGGGGAACTGA
- the dinI gene encoding DNA damage-inducible protein I → MRIEVTIAKTTVLPAGALDALAGELSRRINNTFPDNAGAVTVRYAAANNLSVIGAAKEDKDRISEILQETWESADDWFITD, encoded by the coding sequence ATGCGTATTGAAGTCACCATAGCCAAAACAACCGTTCTGCCTGCCGGCGCGCTTGATGCACTGGCAGGCGAATTATCCCGCCGTATTAACAACACCTTTCCCGACAACGCGGGTGCCGTAACGGTGCGTTACGCCGCGGCGAACAACCTCTCCGTCATTGGTGCTGCGAAAGAAGATAAAGATCGCATCAGCGAAATCCTGCAGGAAACGTGGGAAAGCGCAGACGACTGGTTTATCACAGATTAA
- the flgM gene encoding flagellar biosynthesis anti-sigma factor FlgM yields MSIDRTSALKPVSAVQPRETNDAPAQKTRLEKPSTSNSTSVTLSDAQAKLMQPGSNDINMERVEALKTAIRNGELKMDTSKIADALIQEAQSFLQSN; encoded by the coding sequence ATGAGCATTGATCGTACATCAGCCCTGAAGCCGGTAAGCGCTGTACAACCTCGCGAAACGAATGACGCTCCTGCGCAGAAAACGCGTCTGGAAAAACCGTCAACGTCCAACAGCACCAGCGTGACCCTGAGCGACGCACAGGCAAAACTGATGCAGCCAGGCAGCAACGATATCAATATGGAACGTGTTGAAGCGCTGAAAACGGCTATTCGTAACGGTGAGCTGAAAATGGACACCAGCAAAATCGCTGACGCCCTGATTCAGGAAGCACAGAGTTTCTTACAGAGTAACTAA
- the flgA gene encoding flagellar basal body P-ring formation chaperone FlgA, with the protein MQTLKRGLVATFLLFSPLVQAEGLQDRLTAFFAEKLAGFSDEVNVTVRTPPNLYPTCDQPSFSVTGTTRLWGNVNVLARCANEKRYLQVAVQATGNYVVAAVPIARGSVLQTNSVTLKRGRLDQLPPRTMLEMNQAQDAVSLRDVAPGQPIQLSMLRQSWRVKAGQQVMVVANGDGFSINSEGKALNNAAVAQNARVRMSSGQVVSGTVDSDGNILINL; encoded by the coding sequence ATGCAAACGTTAAAACGTGGCCTGGTGGCAACTTTCTTGCTGTTTAGCCCTCTGGTGCAGGCTGAAGGCTTACAGGATCGGCTTACGGCTTTTTTTGCTGAAAAGCTGGCGGGCTTTAGCGATGAGGTTAACGTTACCGTGCGCACCCCACCGAATCTGTACCCGACCTGTGACCAACCGTCATTTAGCGTGACGGGAACCACCCGGCTGTGGGGAAATGTGAACGTGCTGGCACGCTGCGCGAACGAAAAACGCTATTTACAGGTTGCAGTTCAGGCGACGGGCAATTATGTTGTCGCCGCCGTGCCCATTGCGCGCGGCAGCGTGCTGCAGACGAACAGCGTGACGTTAAAACGCGGCCGTCTGGACCAGCTGCCTCCACGCACCATGCTGGAAATGAACCAGGCACAGGACGCCGTCAGCCTGCGCGATGTCGCACCCGGCCAGCCGATACAGCTCTCAATGCTGCGTCAGTCATGGCGGGTAAAAGCGGGTCAACAGGTGATGGTGGTGGCCAACGGAGATGGCTTTAGCATCAACAGTGAAGGGAAAGCGTTAAACAATGCCGCAGTGGCGCAAAACGCCCGCGTCAGAATGTCCTCAGGCCAGGTGGTGAGCGGAACCGTCGATTCTGATGGGAATATTCTGATTAACCTATAA
- the flgD gene encoding flagellar hook assembly protein FlgD — MSIAVNVNDPTNSGVNNTKSTTGSNSLTGSNASDLQGSFLTLLVAQLKNQDPTNPMQNNELTTQLAQISTVSGIEKLNTTLGSVSGQINSAQSLQAASLIGHGVMIPGTTILAGTSTTEGNTTTTTTPFGVELQQAAEKVTATIMDANNVVVRTIDIGELKAGVHTFTWDGSLTDGTKAPNGSYKVAISASNGTTQLVAQPLQFALVQGVIKGSDGNKLDLGTSGSTTLDEVRQII, encoded by the coding sequence ATGTCCATCGCCGTAAATGTGAATGATCCTACGAACTCGGGTGTTAATAACACGAAGAGTACGACAGGTTCTAACTCCCTCACCGGGAGCAATGCCTCCGATCTTCAGGGCAGCTTTCTGACGCTGCTGGTGGCGCAGCTTAAGAACCAGGATCCCACCAACCCAATGCAGAACAACGAACTGACCACGCAGCTTGCGCAGATCAGCACCGTGAGCGGCATTGAGAAACTTAACACCACCCTTGGCTCCGTCTCCGGGCAGATTAACAGCGCCCAGTCTCTGCAGGCGGCAAGCCTGATTGGCCACGGGGTGATGATCCCGGGAACCACGATTCTGGCGGGCACCAGCACCACTGAAGGCAACACCACAACGACCACCACGCCGTTTGGCGTTGAGCTCCAGCAGGCGGCTGAGAAGGTCACTGCAACGATCATGGATGCCAATAACGTGGTAGTTCGCACCATTGATATCGGTGAGCTGAAGGCGGGCGTTCACACCTTTACGTGGGATGGCAGCCTGACCGACGGCACTAAAGCACCAAACGGTTCTTACAAAGTAGCGATCAGCGCCAGCAACGGGACGACCCAGCTGGTGGCGCAGCCGCTGCAGTTCGCGCTGGTCCAGGGCGTGATTAAAGGAAGCGACGGCAACAAACTGGATTTGGGAACCTCTGGTTCCACCACACTCGACGAAGTTCGGCAGATTATCTAA
- the murJ gene encoding murein biosynthesis integral membrane protein MurJ yields MNLLKSLAAVSSMTMFSRVLGFARDAIVARVFGAGMATDAFFVAFKLPNLLRRIFAEGAFSQAFVPILAEYKSKQGEDATRVFVSYVSGLLTLALAVVTVLGMLAAPWVIMVTAPGFADTADKFALTSQLLRITFPYILLISLASLVGAILNTWNRFSVPAFAPTFLNVSMIGFALFAAPHFNPPVLALAWAVTVGGVLQLAYQLPHLKKIGMLVLPRINLKDAGAMRVIKQMGPAILGVSVSQISLIINTIFASFLVSGSVSWMYYADRLMEFPSGVLGVALGTILLPSLSKSFASGNHDEYCRLMDWGLRLCFLLALPSAVALGILAKPLTVSLFQYGKFTAFDAAMTQRALIAYSVGLMGLIVVKVLAPGFYSRQDIKTPVKIAIVTLIMTQLMNLAFIGPLKHAGLSLSIGLAACLNAGLLYWQLRKQDIFTPQPGWGSFLVRLIVAVLVMSAALLGMMYVMPEWSLGTMPYRLMRLMAVVGVGVVAYFATLAVLGFKVKEFARRTA; encoded by the coding sequence ATGAACTTATTAAAATCGCTGGCGGCCGTCAGCTCGATGACCATGTTTTCCCGCGTGCTGGGTTTTGCGCGCGACGCCATTGTGGCAAGGGTATTTGGTGCAGGGATGGCCACGGACGCCTTTTTCGTCGCGTTTAAATTGCCGAACCTGCTGCGTCGTATTTTTGCTGAAGGGGCGTTTTCCCAGGCATTCGTGCCCATTCTGGCGGAATATAAAAGCAAGCAGGGTGAAGACGCGACGCGCGTCTTTGTTTCTTATGTCTCCGGGCTGCTGACGTTGGCTTTAGCGGTGGTGACCGTACTCGGGATGCTGGCCGCGCCGTGGGTGATTATGGTGACCGCGCCCGGTTTTGCCGATACGGCTGACAAATTTGCGCTGACCTCGCAGCTGCTGCGCATTACTTTCCCCTATATTCTGCTCATCTCGCTGGCCTCGCTGGTGGGGGCGATCCTGAACACCTGGAACCGCTTCTCTGTTCCGGCGTTTGCGCCAACGTTTCTCAACGTCAGCATGATCGGTTTTGCCCTGTTCGCTGCGCCGCACTTCAACCCGCCGGTGCTGGCGCTGGCCTGGGCGGTCACCGTCGGCGGCGTGCTGCAGCTGGCGTACCAGCTGCCGCATCTGAAAAAAATCGGCATGCTGGTGCTGCCGCGCATCAATCTCAAAGATGCCGGGGCGATGCGCGTGATCAAGCAGATGGGGCCCGCTATTCTCGGCGTCTCCGTCAGCCAGATCTCGCTTATCATCAACACCATCTTTGCCTCTTTCCTCGTGTCCGGCTCGGTTTCCTGGATGTACTACGCCGACCGTCTGATGGAGTTCCCGTCCGGGGTGCTGGGCGTGGCGCTGGGGACCATCCTGCTGCCGTCGCTGTCGAAAAGCTTTGCCAGCGGCAATCATGATGAATATTGCCGCCTGATGGACTGGGGTTTACGTCTCTGCTTCCTGCTGGCCCTGCCAAGCGCGGTGGCGCTGGGTATTCTGGCCAAACCGCTGACGGTGTCGCTCTTCCAGTACGGGAAATTCACCGCCTTTGATGCCGCTATGACCCAGCGCGCGCTGATTGCCTACTCGGTCGGCTTGATGGGGCTGATCGTCGTCAAGGTGCTGGCGCCCGGGTTCTACTCGCGTCAGGACATCAAAACGCCTGTGAAAATTGCCATCGTGACGCTGATTATGACCCAGCTGATGAACCTGGCGTTTATTGGTCCGCTGAAGCATGCCGGCCTGTCGCTGTCTATTGGTCTGGCGGCCTGTCTGAATGCCGGGCTGTTGTACTGGCAGCTGCGCAAGCAGGATATTTTCACGCCGCAGCCGGGGTGGGGAAGTTTCCTGGTACGTCTGATCGTTGCGGTACTGGTGATGTCAGCCGCGCTGCTCGGCATGATGTACGTGATGCCGGAGTGGTCCCTGGGCACCATGCCTTATCGCCTGATGCGGCTGATGGCCGTGGTAGGCGTCGGGGTCGTGGCTTACTTTGCCACGCTCGCGGTGCTGGGGTTCAAAGTGAAAGAGTTTGCCCGCCGTACGGCATAA
- a CDS encoding Gfo/Idh/MocA family protein, whose protein sequence is MKKLRVGVVGLGGIAQKAWLPVLGAATDWTLQGAWSPTREKAERICETWRIPYAASLQDLARECDAVFVHTSTATHYQVVSELLNLGVHVCVDKPLAENVQDAERLIELAARKKLTLMVGFNRRFAPLYQQLKAQSDTLASLRMDKHRTDSIGPNDLRFTLLDDYLHVVDTALWLSNGHAQLKSGTLLTNDQGQMVYAEHHFAVEHLQITTSMHRRAGSQRESVQAVTEGALYDITDMREWREEKGNGVVTLPAPGWQSTLEQRGFAGCARHFITCVQNQTVPETSGEQAIMAQRIVERLWRDAMSE, encoded by the coding sequence GTGAAAAAATTACGCGTAGGCGTGGTGGGGCTCGGCGGCATCGCGCAAAAAGCCTGGCTGCCTGTTTTAGGTGCAGCAACGGACTGGACCCTGCAAGGGGCATGGTCACCCACTCGAGAAAAGGCAGAACGTATCTGCGAAACCTGGCGCATTCCGTATGCTGCCTCCCTGCAGGATCTGGCCCGCGAGTGTGATGCGGTCTTTGTACATACCTCAACGGCAACCCACTATCAGGTGGTAAGCGAGCTGCTCAATTTAGGGGTTCACGTCTGCGTGGATAAGCCGCTGGCGGAAAATGTTCAGGATGCCGAACGTCTGATTGAGCTGGCCGCGCGCAAAAAACTGACGCTGATGGTAGGCTTCAACCGCCGCTTCGCGCCGCTTTACCAGCAGCTGAAGGCGCAGTCGGACACGCTCGCCTCGCTGCGGATGGATAAACACCGCACCGACAGCATTGGGCCAAACGATCTGCGCTTCACCCTTCTGGATGATTATCTGCACGTTGTGGATACGGCGCTGTGGCTGAGCAACGGCCATGCGCAGCTGAAGAGCGGTACCCTGTTAACGAATGACCAGGGGCAGATGGTCTACGCGGAACACCACTTCGCCGTTGAGCATCTTCAGATTACCACCAGCATGCACCGTCGGGCGGGAAGCCAGCGTGAATCCGTGCAGGCGGTGACCGAGGGCGCGCTGTACGACATTACGGACATGCGCGAGTGGCGGGAAGAGAAGGGCAACGGCGTGGTGACGCTCCCGGCGCCAGGCTGGCAGAGCACCCTCGAGCAGCGCGGTTTCGCAGGATGCGCCCGTCACTTTATCACCTGCGTGCAAAATCAGACGGTTCCTGAAACGTCCGGCGAGCAGGCCATTATGGCGCAGCGCATTGTGGAAAGGCTCTGGCGCGATGCCATGAGCGAATAA